ATCAAGACATAGAAAGCTAAATCTAGGTTGTAAGCAAAATAGGATGGGCAAAGGGCAAAGCCCGTGCCCATCACAATCTTAAAAATCTAAGCAGAATGATGGGCACGCTTTGCTTTGCCCATCCTACAAACTTGTTAGTTTGCTACGATAGCTGCTCAAGGTTTTCGTAAAGAGTTGCGATCGCACAAAAACCGAGCAACTTATATTCTTAATTTAATGGAGATAAGCGGATTCGAACCGCTGACCCCTTCAATGCCATTGAAGTGCTCTACCAACTGAGCTATATCCCCTTGTGCGCTGAGCGCATTAACCATATTGCCTTGGTGGGGCCTCTTCGTCAAGGGTTCTTACAACTTTCTCTTACGAGAGGGGCTGATGCCGCTCAAATCACGTTAGAGTCAGGGAAGTAAGGTGATTGACAGGTTGCATAGCGATGACGATGGTCCCTCCCAATGCTTCTGATGCCGGTGATGCGGTCGATACTCAGGCGCTGCTGACTCGGCTGCGGCGCAAAGAGGGCGACTGGGTGGAGTGGGGGCAGGCCTGCCAGACGCTGCAAAAATCAGGCTTTAATCCGCAGAAGATTTTTGAAGAGACTGGGTTTGAGCCGATCCAGCAAAACCAGATCATCGTGGCTATGCAGGTGTTTCAGTCAATGCTGGCAGTAGGCGTGGAAGAGTCGGTTAAGGCTCACTTTCAGCACCAGGGCAGCGACAGTCTGTATGAACTGCGGATTCTCTCTCAGACCGATCGGGCTAGAACCGCTGAGTTTGTGCTCAAGCATGGGCTCGACTCAGATGAGGTGCGCGACATCGTTAAACCCATCAAAGAATATTCCTATCGTAAGGAAAACCCTGAGGGGTTTTCTGACCATCCTGGCGATGCAGTGGCCTTTCATTTCTGGAATTTGGCCCGCCAAAAGAGTGATTTGCAGGCGCGATCGCGCCTCATTGCCCAGGGGCTGCGCTACGTCTACAGCTCCAGCGCCCGTCAGCAAATAGAGAAGCTGCTGATGGACTTTTCGGTGGTCAAATCTCGCCCAGCCCCAAAACTGCCGATTTACCGATTAGAGAGTGAGACAGAGTTGCCGCGCATTCTCCCTGTCGTGGGGGAGCTGCCCCTGACCGTAGACGACATCAAAGCCGTTCCTCTAGCCATTCCAGAGGAACCGTTTGGCATGATGAAATTTTCTGGAACGGGGGCTTGGGTGCCGATTCCAGGTTGGCAGGTAATTTTGCAGGCGGAAGATCCAATTGCGCTGATTGCAAAGCTAGATCAGCTGCCGAATGTGTCAACAGATGCCTCTGCGGAATCTGTGCTGCTGATTGTTGATCGGGCGCAGCGAGAGTGGAAGCCGGACAGCTATTTTGTTGCAGAGCAGGCTGACCAGATTGTGATCGACTGGTTTGAGGAGAAGCCTAGCGCGTCCCTCATGGGGCGAGTCATTTTGGTGATACGGCCGAAGAAGATTTTGGACGAAGACTACACACGCGAACTTTGGCAAATTGACGAGTAGGAGAATAGACCATGCCTTTAGAAAGACGGCTTTCCCGAGAAATGTTTCTCAGCTCTGAGACGGTAGAGCTGCGCCAAATGTGCTTTACACCGGGTCGTTTGTTTGAACCTGGTAAGTACTTAGCTGGGGACTTGCCCGATTCAGCCTTTGAAATGGGTCTGGTGGACAAGCTGCCTCCAGTGCGGGGGCAGAGTGAGGAGATTGGCGACCCACCACCGCAGGTTTAGGGTTCATTTTGGATTTGGCAGATTAGGCGGGGGAGGTGCGATCGCACCCCTCTGCCCATAAAAACCTTCTAAATTTTCGGCCTCATGCAAAAACGTAGGGACGCGATTCACTGTGTCTCTCTGCGTTATAGGCGAAGACAGCCAGAGGTGCTGACGGTCTTTAGAATAGGCTGTGATCAAGATTGAAAGCGGGTGGAGGGAATCGAACCCTCATCATTAGCTTGGAAGGCTAAGGTTTTACCACTAAACTACACCCGCTAGACCCGTGCTTTTCACAGGCGTATATAAAATTAGCACACTCTACCGCCCAATGGCTGCTGCCCTCCAAAATTTCTTAAAGCTGTAGCTGAGCTTCAAGAATGACCGCATCAGTGGGGCGCTCTACGCCTGCAGTGGTGGCGGGCACCAGCTGTAGGCCCTGCTCCACCAAGCAGGCCGCCAGTGCGTCTAGAGCCGTATCGCCGCTGCTCTGCACCACTGCCGTCTGAGAAATACGGCCATCAGTCTCGACAGTGATCCGTAGCCGCACCGTTGCGCTGACGGCAGTTAGGCTGCTTTGACCGCAGCCTGCTAACAACGGCTGAACCCAAATGGCGCTGCTGGACTGAAACTGGGGCAATGTATCAGGCAAATCCCTGCCGCCAGGATCGACCTGGAGGTCGAGGGGGATAAGCTGGCCTGAGCCATTGCTAGGTGGTGCGGAAGTGGGTGGGGGAGCGGGGGCAGGGGGATTTGGGGAGGTGGGAGGAGTAGGAGCGGGTGGGGGAGATGGGGAAGAGGAGGAGGCTGGGGCGGGAGCGGGTTGGGGAATTTGTTGAGCGGTTTCGTCGGGAGCGGTTGGCAGGAAGTCTTCTGCTGCGGGCGGCTGCTCCCAGGCAGGGGCTATCTGGGGGGCAGCGGTCAAAGACTCATCTGGGGTTGGGTTAGGGATGTCAGATGGATCTAGGGGGACAGAGTTTGGATCTGCAGCCGTGGCTTCTTCGCTGAGGATTTGGATGGGGATGGGAGAACTGTTTTGCAGAGGTCGCACATTGAGTCGCACCGCGCCAAGCCAGGCCAGCACCAGCCCGTGAACGATCACTGAGGCGGTACCCAGCAGCGGCCAGAGCAGGCGAGGATCGCGATGTTGGCTGAGGCTTGTGGGGCTTGTGAAGTTGCCCATGAGTAGGTGGGCTAGGGGGTAGAAGAGGTGAGAATATCGTCAAACTCCACCCGGACAGATAGGGTCATAACAGGATCGTCAATGCCTTTGAGCAGGAGAGGTTGAGCCCCCACAATAGCATCGGAGTTAAGATATTTGCCCACGTCTTCGGAGACCAAAATATGGTTGGGCATGGCGGCCTCTTGCAGGCGAGCGGCCATGTTGACGCTGGGGCCAATGGCGGTAAAGTCAGTACGCTCGGCGCTGCCAAACATACCCACTACAGCGTTGCCCTGGTGAATGCCGCAGCGAAACTGGATCGGCGGAATGCCCTGAATCTGCCAACGCTGGTTGAGATGACGAAGATGCTGATGCATCCGACGGGCCGCTGCGATCGCACGGCGCGCCTGCTCAGCCGGGCTCAAGTCTTCGGGTGCCCCAAACAGCGCTAGCACCCCGTCTCCCATAAATTTATCGACAGTGCCGCCGTACTCAAAAATGGCCTGGGTCATCGCATCCAGGTACTCATTGAGGAGTTCAGCAATGCGCTGGGGTCCCAAGCTGTTGGAGAGCTGAGTAAACCCGACCATATCTGAGAACAAAATCGTGATCAGCCTGGGTTCAGGCTTGAGATCTAGCTGTAGCTGCCCCAGGGCTGCTTTTTGTACCAGCGACTTGGGCAAAAATCGCCGCAGCACCGACTCAGTTAAGTACTGGTTGAGTTCGGCGACTCGTCGCTCATTAGCTTTGAGCGCCAGCAGGTTGCGCACCTCGGCCAACAGCTCGCGGTCGTTAAAGGGCTTGCCTAGATAGGCGTCGGCTCCCTGCTCCACCCCCTCAATGCGGGTTTCGTCGTCTACCTTAGCGGTGAGCAAAACAATGGGGGTGCTGCTCAGGTCAGGGTTGGATCGGATTCTCTGAATCAGCTCCAGCCCAGTCAACTCTGGCATCATCCAGTCGGTCAAAATCAGGTCTGGGCGGAAGGTGCAGGCCATCTCGTAGGCCACTGCCCCATTGTGAGCTGTGCGGATCTGATACCCCACATGCTGCAGCACATGCGAGACATAGGTTCGCAGATCAGGGTTGTCATCGACCACTAGAATCTGGGGCAGGGTCTCTGGCAGGCCATGTTCGTAGAGCAGCGGCGGCTCGGCGGCTTTCTCGGCCTCGATAAAGGGCAGCTCTACGTCGGCTAGCTCTACCGCTGCCCGCTGCCGCTCTAGGTTGACCGACTGCTCAATAATCTGGCTCGGAGAGAGGTGGCGTTTGCCCAGCGGCAGGGTGATAGTGAACTTGGTTCCCTGGCCGTAGTGGGAGCTAACGGCAATATCGCCGCTGTGGAGCTTGACTAAAGCCTGCACCAAGGCCAAACCCAGACCGCTACCTTCGTGGCTGCGATTGCTTGAGCCATCTGCCTGACGAAACCGCTCAAACAGGTAGGGTAGCTGATCAGCCCGAATGCCGATACCAGTATCTTCGACCTCAATTTGGCAAGTGTCTGCTGCCGGAATCAGCCGCACCGTAATCGTGCCTTCTGCCGGAGTGAATTTGATGGCGTTGGAGAGCAGGTTGTAGAGAACCTTGTCGAACTTCTCCATATCTAAATAAAGGGGTGGAGAAGGCCGCAGATCGGCTACTAAATGAAGAAACTTGCGATCGCAATAGGGCCTAAACGCCTCAATGATCTCGTGGATAAAGGCAGCCGGATCACAGGGGCGGAAAGTGGGCTGCATACGGCCCGCATCGAGCCGCTGAATGTCGAGCAGCTGATTGACCAGCCGCAGCAACCGACGAGAGTTGCGCAGGGCGATGGTGGCCTGGTCATAGCCCAACCCCTCGCCTTGGGCCACCACCCCCTCTAGCGGCCCAATCATAAGGGTCAGCGGGGTGCGAAACTCGTGGGAGACATTCTGGAAGAACTCGGTCTTCTGCCGGTCTAGAGCCAGCAGCTGCTCGGCCTGCTGCCGAGTGGTTTGGTAGAGCCGGGCCTGCTGCACTGCGATCGCAGCCTGAGCTGCCACCACCTGAGCCAGCTCCACCTCATCTGGATGCCACGAGCGGGGCTGATAAAACTGGCGCAGAGAAATGCTGCCGATAATCTGACGATCGACAATCAGCGGTACCACCAGCAGCGCCTTGGCCGGGGCTCGGAGGGGCAGGTCGTGGTGCACCAGCTCTGGCTGCTGGTCGAGGTCGTGGATCACAACCGGCTTTTGGGTGGCTAGCAGCTGTTGCAAGACCGGATTGCCAGAAATCGGCACCTGAGACTGGGGAATACCGGGGGCCGTAGGGTCTGCCAGGGCTTTTGCCGCCTCACTGTCCTCAACGTTATAAAGGCCCACACACTGCACAAACTCCTCTGCCTCTGTCCAGAGTGACAGGGCGCAGCCATCTACCTGAAGCGCCTGCCCCAGGGTATAGGTAATGGCAGCAAAGGTCTTTTGGGGATTGAGACTAGAGCGAATGGCTGTGGTGATCGTGTTGATCAGCGCCTCACGCTGGGCCAACGCCTGAATTCGTTCGTAGGTCTGCACCTGGGCCACTGCTAGGGCTGCCTGATCTGCCAGTGTTACCAGCAGCTGCACCTCACTGGGCTCCCAAACTCGGTCAGCCTGGCATTGGTGCAGCGCCAAAACGGCCATCAAATCCTGCTTGTACCGCAGCGGAATCAGCAGGCTAGACTGGATGCCAAGCCGCTCAAAGGCCACCTGACGGTCGGGGTTTTCTGCTACCGCTGGTGAGCTGTCACGGGGCTGGTCTAGCAGGAGAATTTCCTGGGTTTTCCAAAGCGTTTGTTCTAAATCGGCCTGCCTGCAGGTGATCTCATCGTCAGACAAATGAGATGGGCTGCAGTAGGTGAAATAGGCACTTTGAGGCAGGCTAGACTCGTAAAAGGGCCGCAGCACGCAATAGCTGACGTCCATCGTGCGCCCAACGGTGTCTGCAATGGTTTGCAGCATCTCATGTAGGGTCTGGGCACTGCGGATAGTGTGGGTGATGGCATTGAGCAGCGTTTCTTGCCGCAGGGCTCGGTTGAGTTCTGCCGTACGGGCCTTTAGCAGGCGATGGGCCTCTAGGGCCTGCCGCACGATTTCCTTCAGCTCTACGTCGTCCCAGGGCTTGGTGACGTACTTGAAGACTTTGCCCTCGTTAATAGCCCCAACGAGATCCTCAACATCGGTATAGCCCGTGAGGATGATCCGCATGATGTCGGGATAGTCAGCAGCGGTGCGACGCAGAAACTCAGTGCCGCTCATGCCCGGCATCCGCTGGTCAGAAATGATCACCGCCACATCAGGATGAGTTGCCAGAATATGGAGCGCGGCTAGCCCATCGTCAGCCCGCAGAACCTGAAATTCTCGGTAAAAAGTGCGATAGAGCAAGTCCAGATTGTCGGGTTCATCATCGACAACCAGGAGCTTGGGTTTAGGGCCTTTTGGAGTTTGGCGAGATTGCGGTGTACTCATGCACCTGGTGCGGTCAAACGGCAGGCATCTGCGCTCTAACGACTAGAGACACAGGATGCCAAGTCTTGGGAAAGGTAGGGAACAACTCCTGCCCACCTCAGGATGCCCAAAATCACAGCCCGAAGCGACGCCTGAAACTCAGGTGGCACAATGCCGTTCTCTCCAGCGCGGTCTGACGTTTAGGCTTGCTTCTAGAAGATGGCCGGATCCAGTAAGTTTGCGCTCAGTCCATGCACCCTCATTTAGTATGGTTGATCCCGGTTTGCTTAACCAGAGGATTTTGACCTTACAACCTAGAAAACTTTAAACTTTAACCGAGTTTGTTGCCTCTTCGAAGTGCCGATGCACCCTAATAATAGGAGTTCTGCGGCGTTTTCAGGGGAGCCTGCTGAACCCAATAGTTTGCTTAATTTTTGCGTAATTTTCGCTGATGGCTCAAAATTTAGGCTGTTGCAGTCTGTGCCTCAAACTAACCCCAAGTCCTGCGCGGGCCAGTTGAGGTGAAGTAAGGGTATAGTTTTCAAAAGCTGGGCTGCACTGGGTGTGTTGGCTCTCGGGTGACCCTATGACTTCATCTAATGCGGAATCTTCATCTCTGCCTGAATCCTCGCTGCAAATGCGAGTGCGTTCGGCGCGCCTGGAAGATTTGCCTCAGTTAACAGAAATCTTGACCAGCAGTTTCTATGTCCGCACAGGCTGGATGGGGTGGCTCTACCCCTTACTGAAGCTAGGCATTTCTGAAGATCTCAGGCAGCGGTTGCGATCGCAAAATCCCCACTACGCTTGTCTGGCAGTTATTCGGCAGATCCTGCCGGTGCAGATGGCGACGCACACCTACTGCGACTGCGTCACTGGCACCATTGAACTCTCCCAGCGCTATGCGCTGCCCTGGCAGCCGATCAAGCCCCAGCATCTATATATCTCCAATCTAGCTGTACATTCTGAGTTTCGACGGCAGGGGGTCGCCCAACTGCTGCTTAAAACCTGTGAAAGCATTGCCTTGGAGTGGGGATTTGATGACTTGTACCTGCATGTGATGGAGGACAATCTCCAAGCACGTCAGCTATATCGCAAAGCAGGGTTTCACCTGGTGCAGTCAAAGTCCTCTGGTCTGCCCTGGCTGCGCCCCTACCCCCGGCGGTTATTGATGCACAAGCCCTTGGTCGTAAACGGGCAATAGCTGCAGGCAAAGCGAGCAGGCTCAAGGAGAAAGTCGGCCCCTGATTCCAGAAAGTAAACGCTGGGCATGCCTCAGTTCACACAACCCTTAAACTCTTTACAAAATTTTTTATCAGGACTTTAGCGAGTCCTCATCTAGACACCGATAGTCTCTGGGTTACATAGCCTAAAATATGTTGTAAACCAATATTTCAGCCACACCCTCGGTACAATTCACCTGGCAAGGGATGTCACCCGATTATTATTGGCACTCGAATGGGCATCTGCTAGAGACTACACCTGTTGTTCCCTACGGCTATCCTGGCGCTACAGGGTCGCCAGAATCTATGCCCCTAACCCATCAAAAACGAGCTATTACTGAAATTAATCCAAAGTCTTCTGAAACTGATGATATTCTCGCCAAAGTCCGTAGCGGCCAGCTCTGGATTGTCAACAGCCGCCGGAAAAATGGCTTGATCATTCATAAGCGTTTTTATACTGAATTTGCCGGGCCTGGCGCTGCTATTGGGGGAGAGTTTGATGAGGATTGCCTGGCGGTGATCCCCTTAGGGAACCTGTCACTGCTGCCGCCAGAATCGATAGAAGATCAGCAAAAGGCACTGCGGATCCGGCTGCAGTGGGTGCGCCTCACCCAAAATTTCACAGATAAAGCGGTGCCGTTAGAGCGCGCCCAGATGATTTTGGAGCAGTTCAAAAGCTATTTCGACCAAAGCCTGGTCGATCAGGTACCAGACGAAGCCTTTGCCCTGCTGGTGGGAGTGTTGCCGCCGACGATTCGCAGGGCCCGGCGGCTGGTCTAACTTTACTCTTTAAACTGAAGCCAACCTCAAGCCTCAAAAGCAGCCTGTATTCGGCTAACCGTGCGCTGGTTCTCCTCAGGAGTGCCTACAGTGATGCGAAAGCCGTCTCCCGTCTGCCGCACCAGGGTTCCCTGGGTTTTTAGGTAGCGAAAGATGCGGTTGAGTTCTGCTGCTAGGGGTTCTGCTGTTACTGGAGGGCGGGCGTAGATAAAGTTGGCGGCACTGGGCCACAGGCGCAGAGGTGTTTGTGCCTGTAGCGCAGCCTCCAGAGTCTGACGCTGCTGAAGAATCAGTGGAATGGCCTTCAACAGATCGTGGCGGTGTTCCAGCACTAGCTGGGCTGCTGACTGGGAAAGGCTGGGCAGATTGTAGGGCAGGCGAACTTTTTCTAAGGCCGCAATCAGACTGGGGTTGGCTACGGCATAGCCGACTCGGTGAGCTGCCAGCCGAAAGGCTTTGGAGAAGGTGTGCATGACGACCCAATTGGGGCGCTGCAAAATTTCAGCCACGGTGGTCTGCTGGCAGAACTCAAAATAGGCTTCGTCTACCACC
This DNA window, taken from Pseudanabaena sp. FACHB-2040, encodes the following:
- a CDS encoding RuBisCO accumulation factor 1; this encodes MTMVPPNASDAGDAVDTQALLTRLRRKEGDWVEWGQACQTLQKSGFNPQKIFEETGFEPIQQNQIIVAMQVFQSMLAVGVEESVKAHFQHQGSDSLYELRILSQTDRARTAEFVLKHGLDSDEVRDIVKPIKEYSYRKENPEGFSDHPGDAVAFHFWNLARQKSDLQARSRLIAQGLRYVYSSSARQQIEKLLMDFSVVKSRPAPKLPIYRLESETELPRILPVVGELPLTVDDIKAVPLAIPEEPFGMMKFSGTGAWVPIPGWQVILQAEDPIALIAKLDQLPNVSTDASAESVLLIVDRAQREWKPDSYFVAEQADQIVIDWFEEKPSASLMGRVILVIRPKKILDEDYTRELWQIDE
- a CDS encoding energy transducer TonB; protein product: MGNFTSPTSLSQHRDPRLLWPLLGTASVIVHGLVLAWLGAVRLNVRPLQNSSPIPIQILSEEATAADPNSVPLDPSDIPNPTPDESLTAAPQIAPAWEQPPAAEDFLPTAPDETAQQIPQPAPAPASSSSPSPPPAPTPPTSPNPPAPAPPPTSAPPSNGSGQLIPLDLQVDPGGRDLPDTLPQFQSSSAIWVQPLLAGCGQSSLTAVSATVRLRITVETDGRISQTAVVQSSGDTALDALAACLVEQGLQLVPATTAGVERPTDAVILEAQLQL
- a CDS encoding response regulator, producing MSTPQSRQTPKGPKPKLLVVDDEPDNLDLLYRTFYREFQVLRADDGLAALHILATHPDVAVIISDQRMPGMSGTEFLRRTAADYPDIMRIILTGYTDVEDLVGAINEGKVFKYVTKPWDDVELKEIVRQALEAHRLLKARTAELNRALRQETLLNAITHTIRSAQTLHEMLQTIADTVGRTMDVSYCVLRPFYESSLPQSAYFTYCSPSHLSDDEITCRQADLEQTLWKTQEILLLDQPRDSSPAVAENPDRQVAFERLGIQSSLLIPLRYKQDLMAVLALHQCQADRVWEPSEVQLLVTLADQAALAVAQVQTYERIQALAQREALINTITTAIRSSLNPQKTFAAITYTLGQALQVDGCALSLWTEAEEFVQCVGLYNVEDSEAAKALADPTAPGIPQSQVPISGNPVLQQLLATQKPVVIHDLDQQPELVHHDLPLRAPAKALLVVPLIVDRQIIGSISLRQFYQPRSWHPDEVELAQVVAAQAAIAVQQARLYQTTRQQAEQLLALDRQKTEFFQNVSHEFRTPLTLMIGPLEGVVAQGEGLGYDQATIALRNSRRLLRLVNQLLDIQRLDAGRMQPTFRPCDPAAFIHEIIEAFRPYCDRKFLHLVADLRPSPPLYLDMEKFDKVLYNLLSNAIKFTPAEGTITVRLIPAADTCQIEVEDTGIGIRADQLPYLFERFRQADGSSNRSHEGSGLGLALVQALVKLHSGDIAVSSHYGQGTKFTITLPLGKRHLSPSQIIEQSVNLERQRAAVELADVELPFIEAEKAAEPPLLYEHGLPETLPQILVVDDNPDLRTYVSHVLQHVGYQIRTAHNGAVAYEMACTFRPDLILTDWMMPELTGLELIQRIRSNPDLSSTPIVLLTAKVDDETRIEGVEQGADAYLGKPFNDRELLAEVRNLLALKANERRVAELNQYLTESVLRRFLPKSLVQKAALGQLQLDLKPEPRLITILFSDMVGFTQLSNSLGPQRIAELLNEYLDAMTQAIFEYGGTVDKFMGDGVLALFGAPEDLSPAEQARRAIAAARRMHQHLRHLNQRWQIQGIPPIQFRCGIHQGNAVVGMFGSAERTDFTAIGPSVNMAARLQEAAMPNHILVSEDVGKYLNSDAIVGAQPLLLKGIDDPVMTLSVRVEFDDILTSSTP
- a CDS encoding GNAT family N-acetyltransferase, which produces MTSSNAESSSLPESSLQMRVRSARLEDLPQLTEILTSSFYVRTGWMGWLYPLLKLGISEDLRQRLRSQNPHYACLAVIRQILPVQMATHTYCDCVTGTIELSQRYALPWQPIKPQHLYISNLAVHSEFRRQGVAQLLLKTCESIALEWGFDDLYLHVMEDNLQARQLYRKAGFHLVQSKSSGLPWLRPYPRRLLMHKPLVVNGQ